A stretch of the Arachis stenosperma cultivar V10309 chromosome 6, arast.V10309.gnm1.PFL2, whole genome shotgun sequence genome encodes the following:
- the LOC130933447 gene encoding rhodanese-like domain-containing protein 4, chloroplastic — translation MEALNAVGLTPLSVLSDTRKQPRKFSSLAAISACKVSNFSTSNNTQPTLQQCLSKGLILAASVFNTGLAARALTYEEALQQSVNAPSSSGDFDINGVIDSVISFGTENPAVIAGGVAILAVPLVLSQVLKKPKPWGVESAKNAYAKLGADDNAQLLDIRPPSEFRLEGTPDVGGLRKKQVSIPYNGADKPRFLQKLSLKFKDPENSTLFILDKFDGNAELVAELVTANGFKAAYAIKDGAEGPRGWKNSGLPWTPPKKGLSLDFGNLAEAIGESSDGLAVTLGIAAATGLGVLAFTEIETILQLLGSAAIIQFASRKLLYAEDRKRTLQQIDEFLNTKIAPKELGDEIKQIGKALLPTSTNNKALPAPTEQTSEPTTSDTTVQKAEATPDTISESKVDAVAAPSPEINSAEVKAQSIPGTPTPLSPYTSYPDLKPPTSPTPSQPNLQKAEATPPDTISESKVEAVATPAPEINSAEVKAQAPPATPRPLSPYPSYPDFKPPTSPSPSQP, via the exons ATGGAGGCCCTCAATGCTGTTGGCTTGACCCCTTTATCTGTGCTTTCTGACACAAGAAAACAACCCAGAAAATTCTCTTCACTTGCTGCAATTTCCGCGTGCAAAGTTTCAAACTTTTCCACTTCTAACAACACCCAACCTACTTTGCAACAGTGTTTATCCAAGGGTCTGATTCTTGCAGCTTCTGTTTTCAACACTGGACTTGCTGCTAGAGCTTTAACATATGAAGAGGCTTTGCAGCAATCAGTGAATGCTCCTTCTAGTTCTGGGGACTTTGATATCAACGGAGTTATAGATAGTGTTATCAGTTTTGGAACAGAGAATCCTGCTGTTATAGCTGGAGGAGTAGCTATTTTGGCTGTCCCTCTGGTCTTGTCACAGGTTCTGAAGAAGCCTAAGCCATGGGGAGTTGAATCTGCAAAGAATGCGTATGCAAAACTTGGTGCTGATGACAATGCTCAGTTGCTTGATATAAGACCACCTTCAGAATTTAGGCTTGAGGGTACACCGGATGTTGGAGGTTTGAGGAAGAAACAAGTTTCAATTCCTTACAATGGTGCTGATAAGCCAAGATTCCTGCAGAAACTTTCTTTGAAGTTCAAGGATCCAGAGAATTCTACTCTGTTCATTCTGGACAA GTTTGATGGGAACGCCGAACTCGTTGCTGAGTTGGTCACTGCTAATGGATTTAAAGCTGCTTATGCAATCAAGGATGGTGCAGAAGGACCACGGGGATGGAAG AATAGTGGGCTTCCTTGGACACCACCAAAGAAAGGCTTGAGTTTGGATTTTGGCAATTTGGCAGAGGCTATTGGA GAGAGCTCTGATGGTTTGGCTGTTACTCTTGGGATTGCTGCAGCTACCGGACTCGGTGTATTAGCTTTTACTGAG ATAGAAACAATTCTCCAACTTTTAGGATCAGCTGCAATTATTCAGTTTGCTAGCAGGAAGCTTCTATATGCTGAG GATCGAAAGCGAACACTACAACAGATCGATGAGTTCTTGAACACCAAGATTGCCCCTAAGGAGCTTGGTGATGAAATAAAG CAAATTGGAAAGGCTCTTCTACCAACTTCCACCAACAATAAGGCTCTTCCTGCACCAACTGAACAAACCTCCGAGCCTACTACATCAGATACGACTGTACAGAAAGCAGAAGCTACTCCTGACACTATATCTGAGTCCAAAGTAGATGCAGTAGCAGCCCCTTCTCCAGAAATAAATTCGGCCGAAGTTAAGGCACAATCAATTCCAGGGACCCCAACACCCCTTTCACCATACACCAGT TATCCTGATTTGAAGCCTCCAACATCTCCCACCCCTTCACAGCCCAATTTACAGAAAGCAGAAGCTACTCCTCCGGACACTATATCCGAGTCCAAAGTAGAAGCAGTAGCAACACCTGCTCCTGAAATAAATTCAGCCGAAGTTAAGGCACAAGCACCTCCAGCAACACCAAGACCCCTTTCACCATACCCAAGC TATCCTGATTTCAAGCCTCCAACATCTCCTAGCCCTTCACAGCCCTAG
- the LOC130933446 gene encoding endoribonuclease Dicer homolog 2-like, with protein sequence MEHSGDNEPQPRYVPSELVNCSSNADCTVTYHCYLIELKQDYECNVSVQDIVLAMRTQLDSEIIENTKLFELSAERGNISVNLRQVETIDLSPHEVQTCRRFQTTLLRILLHADVNPRDEFCFGDNPEIDYLLLPATAANQRLSNSVVDWNTISCVPFSSESTCDCKDHHADVMTINGLVCYCKLRNCVVTTPHNNEIYIIHGITELNGNSPLKNGGKKAITYKDHFKNKHIELRFEHQSLLAGRSVFKVGNYLQKNRQKRMREPSMGSYELPPELCNIIMSPISIRTIYSFTFVPSIMHRLASLLIAFNLKKMLSDHCTQNDIPIIKVLQAITTKECQEVLDYDSLETLGDSFLKYATTQQLFKTKPNLPEGPLTEERMKMISNDQLFKLGCSSRLLGFIRKETLDPKQWIIPGDKSEDLSLKEVCASSRTRVYACGRKENMKNKVVADVVEALIGAFLSSSTVSRGEEDAMAFMNWIGVEVDTNIIPYQSHISIPLENLDKLLESESLLNYTFKDPYLLVEALTHGSYKRPGVPSSYQRLEFLGDAVLDYCITQHFYEEYPDASSGFLTVMRTISVNNECYAISAIKAKLHEHILHNSQELDKQIADTVNEVEKLNLKSTFGWELETSFPHVVADVMESVAGAIYVDSGYSKEAVFRSIRPLLEPLVTPETARLHPIGQLHELCQGENYKRTKTLVSRSNGEASVKVKVKANNGISHKFTAKAANEKTAEKLASKEVLQKLLKDLNKI encoded by the exons ATGGAACATTCTG GTGATAATGAGCCACAACCCAGATATGTGCCATCCGAACTGGTCAATTGTTCATCAAATGCAGATTGCACTGTAACATACCATTGCTACttgattgagttgaagcaggatTATGAGTGTAACGTATCGGTTCAGGACATTGTTCTTGCAATGAGGACTCAACTTGACTCGGAAATAATAGAAAACACAAAATTATTTGAGTTATCTGCCGAAAGAGGGAACATCTCAGTCAATCTCAGACAAGTAGAAACCATTGATCTTAGCCCACATGAG GTTCAAACTTGTAGAAGATTTCAGACCACCCTCTTAAGGATCCTTTTGCATGCTGATGTGAATCCAAGAGATGAGTTCTGTTTTGGAGATAATCCTGAAATTGATTATCTTCTGCTCCCAGCCACTGCTGCAAACCAGAGACTTTCAAATTCAGTTGTTGATTGGAACACTATCTCCTGTGTTCCTTTTTCATCTGAAAGTACTTGTGACTGTAAGGATCATCATGCTGATGTTATGACCATAAATGGACTAGTTTGCTATTGTAAACTTAGGAATTGTGTGGTCACTACCCCTCATAATAATGAAATTTACATTATTCATGGTATaacggaattgaatggaaactCACCTCTAAAGAATGGAGGAAAGAAAGCAATTACATACAAGGATCACTTCAAAAACAA ACATATTGAATTACGATTTGAACATCAATCCCTACTTGCAGGAAGGAGTGTTTTTAAAGTGGGAAATTACCTGCAGAAGAACAGACAAAAAAGGATGAGAG AACCAAGCATGGGATCTTATGAGCTGCCACCAGAACTTTGTAATATAATCATGTCACCAATATCAATCAGAACCATATACTCATTCACATTTGTTCCATCAATCATGCATCGGCTCGCGTCCTTGCTCATCGCTTTCAACTTAAAGAAGATGCTTTCGGATCATTGTACGCAAAATGATATCCCAATCATCAAG GTATTGCAAGCAATTACTACCAAGGAATGTCAGGAGGTTTTAGACTATGATTCCTTGGAGACACTTGGAGATTCTTTTCTTAAGTATGCTACTACCCAACAACTTTTTAAGACCAAACCAAATCTTCCTGAGGGTCCTCTTACTGaagagaggatgaagatgattTCGAATGATCAATTGTTTAAGTTAGGGTGCAGCAGCAGGCTTCTG GGCTTCATACGAAAAGAAACTTTGGATCCAAAACAATGGATTATACCGGGTGATAAGTCAGAAGATCTCTCACTTAAAGAAGTGTGTGCTTCCAGCAGAACCAGAGTGTATGCTTGTGGAAGAAAGGAAAACATGAAGAACAAGGTTGTTGCTGATGTGGTTGAGGCACTAATTGGTGCCTTCCTTAGCAGTAGCACAGTATCAAGAGGTGAAGAAGATGCTATGGCATTTATGAATTGGATTGGAGTTGAGGTTGATACCAACATTATACCATATCAAAGCCACATTAGCATCCCCCTGGAGAATCTTGATAAGCTTTTAGAATCCGAATCCTTATTGAACTATACATTCAAAGACCCTTATCTTTTAGTAGAAGCTCTGACCCATGGTTCTTACAAGCGCCCGGGTGTTCCATCATCTTATCAG CGGCTAGAATTTCTTGGCGATGCGGTGTTGGACTATTGCATCACGCAGCATTTTTACGAGGAGTATCCTGATGCGTCATCTGGATTTTTGACAGTCATGAGGACTATTTCTGTGAATAATGAGTGTTATGCAATTTCAGCCATTAAAGCTAAGTTGCATGAACACATACTCCACAACTCACAGGAACTAGACAAGCAAATTGCAGACACAGTGAATGAAGTTGAgaagttaaatttaaaatcaacTTTTGGATGGGAATTGGAGACATCTTTCCCTCAT GTAGTTGCAGATGTTATGGAATCTGTAGCAGGAGCCATTTATGTTGATTCAGGATACAGTAAAGAGGCTGTGTTCAGAAGCATAAGGCCTCTTTTGGAACCCCTGGTTACACCTGAAACGGCACGGCTTCATCCGATTGGGCAATTGCATGAACTATGCCAAGGAGAAAACTATAAAAGGACAAAAACCCTGGTGTCCCGCAGCAATGGTGAAGCTTCAGTCAAAGTTAAAGTGAAGGCTAATAATGGGATCTCTCACAAATTTACTGCTAAAGCTGCAAATGAGAAGACTGCTGAAAAGTTAGCCTCCAAGGAAGTCTTACAGAAACTCCTGAAGGATCTGAACAAAAtatga
- the LOC130932764 gene encoding uncharacterized protein LOC130932764 has protein sequence MRVSLGKNNNIQEFRNFAEWLLKIGDDLAGDTTNGESIVHIPSDILIKNSETALDDFIDFVYPDMLSNLSVENYFKDRAILAPTLDCVTDVNNKMTAGLLGQERVYLSSDSVCAEEGNMKFELDAFSPEILNGINCSGLPPHKLVLKVGAPVMLLQNIDQTNGLCNGTRMQVRRMGNHVIECKILTGKKAESIVFIPRLNLIPNNETLPVMFQRRQFPIIISFAMTINMS, from the coding sequence ATGAGAGTGTCACTAGGTAAAAATAACAACATACAAGAATTCAGAAATTTTGCagaatggctactcaaaattgGTGATGATTTGGCTGGTGATACAACAAATGGTGAATCGATCGTTCATATACCATCTGACATTTTGATTAAGAACTCTGAGACAGCTTTGGATGACTTCATTGATTTCGTGTATCCAGATATGTTATCCAATTTATCCGTTGAAAATTATTTCAAGGATAGAGCAATTCTTGCACCAACTTTGGATTGTGTCACTGATGTCAACAACAAGATGACTGCAGGGTTACTTGGACAAGAAAGAGTATACTTAAGTTCAGACTCTGTGTGTGCTGAAGAGGGAAATATGAAATTTGAGTTAGATGCTTTCTCGCCGGAGATTTTAAATGGAATAAATTGTTCAGGTCTACCACCACACAAGTTGGTTCTGAAGGTTGGCGCTCCTGTTATGTTGCTGCAGAATATAGACCAAACTAATGGTTTGTGCAATGGAACGAGGATGCAAGTTAGAAGAATGGGAAATCATGTGATAGAATGCAAGATTTTAACTGGTAAGAAAGCTGAAAGTATTGTTTTTATCCCAAGACTGAATCTAATTCCAAATAACGAAACATTGCCGGTCATGTTTCAAAGAAGACAATTCCCAATTATCATATCATTTGCAATGACAATAAATATGTCTTAG